Proteins encoded by one window of Geobacter sp. DSM 9736:
- the lexA gene encoding transcriptional repressor LexA, giving the protein MLTLTTRQKQVLDFVTTHLESNGYPPTLREVASHLQVSGTNGVLKHLDALERKGLIRRHAGSSRGMSLTGISPALSLPIVGTVKAGLPQTALEEIEGYLSVDRSMVSAEGCFFLRVKGDSMINAAIIDGDLALVRPQQTAQNRDIVVAMTDGEATLKRFYRGGDHIRLQPENPNMAPIIIRKGEDISIIGKVIGVYRHL; this is encoded by the coding sequence ATATTGACACTGACCACCCGTCAAAAACAGGTTCTCGATTTCGTAACCACCCATCTGGAAAGCAACGGCTACCCCCCCACCCTGCGGGAAGTAGCTTCACATCTGCAGGTAAGCGGCACCAACGGAGTCCTGAAGCATCTGGACGCACTGGAGAGAAAGGGACTGATCCGCAGACACGCCGGAAGCTCACGGGGTATGAGCCTTACGGGTATATCTCCCGCCCTTTCGCTCCCGATCGTAGGCACTGTAAAGGCCGGTCTCCCGCAGACCGCATTGGAGGAGATCGAGGGATACCTCTCGGTGGACCGATCAATGGTAAGCGCCGAAGGATGCTTCTTTCTGCGGGTCAAAGGGGACTCCATGATAAACGCAGCCATAATCGACGGTGACCTGGCCCTTGTACGGCCACAGCAGACCGCCCAGAACCGTGATATCGTGGTCGCCATGACTGACGGGGAGGCGACCCTGAAGCGATTCTATCGCGGCGGGGACCACATCCGCCTCCAGCCGGAAAACCCTAACATGGCGCCGATCATCATCCGGAAAGGGGAGGACATCTCCATCATCGGCAAGGTGATCGGCGTGTACCGTCACCTCTGA